A genomic segment from Triticum dicoccoides isolate Atlit2015 ecotype Zavitan chromosome 1A, WEW_v2.0, whole genome shotgun sequence encodes:
- the LOC119354433 gene encoding ethylene-responsive transcription factor ABI4-like, which produces MQMLPEARGHHRSGGGVGGGGAGAGGRADAAAQGHYRGVRKRPWGRYAAEIRDPWKKTRVWLGTYDTAVDAALAYDRAAVALRGPKARTNFAGGHLAPHQQQQQACLLRPRPPARPFGGRLDVAHPSPWHFVYFPSRLQEFLAQPLPAHDGRRDAAPSLPSTLLELRTGPSSCPQFDLNEPPSLMFGS; this is translated from the coding sequence ATGCAAATGCTGCCGGAGGCGAGGGGGCACCACcggagcggcggcggcgtcggaggcggcggtgCCGGGGCGGGAGGGAGGGCGGACGCGGCGGCGCAGGGGCACTACCGCGGGGTGCGGAAGCGGCCGTGGGGCCGGTACGCGGCGGAGATCCGCGATCCGTGGAAGAAGACGCGGGTGTGGCTCGGCACCTACGACACCGCCGTCGACGCCGCGCTCGCCTACGACCGCGCCGCCGTCGCGCTGCGCGGGCCCAAGGCCAGGACCAACTTCGCCGGCGGCCACCTCGCCccgcaccagcagcagcagcaggcgtgCCTCCTGCGTCCCCGGCCGCCGGCGCGGCCCTTCGGCGGCCGCCTCGACGTCGCCCACCCGTCCCCCTGGCACTTCGTCTACTTCCCGTCCAGGCTGCAGGAGTTCCTCGCGCAGCCGCTGCCGGCGCATGACGGGAGGAGGGACGCCGCCCCGTCGCTGCCGTCCACGCTGCTGGAGCTCCGGACGGGGCCCAGCAGCTGCCCCCAGTTCGACCTCAACGAGCCGCCGTCACTGATGTTTGGGTCGTGA